The sequence CATGGCGCGCCATATCTCATCTTTAAATAATGCGCCCGGCGCGGCATTAGCGGCGTAATTTTCTAACCCGTAATTGGTTAAATATGCTACCAAGATACCGAATGTTAATGCCAGTTGGTAGTAAGTTACCAGCCTGCCGCGGATATTAGCCGGGGCTATCTCTGAAATGTATAATGGCACTACGTTAGATGCGATACCGATGCCGATACCACCAATTAGCCTTGAAGCGATAACCAGCGATAGCGATGGCATATAAGCGCAGCCAATGGCCGAAAGGAGGAACAGCGATGCCGATAACAGCAAAGGCACCCTGCGGCCCAGCCTGTCGCTCAACTCGCCCGAGAACAATACGCCAATGATACAACCCACTAGCGCGGCCGATACGAACCAGCCCTCCTGCCCGGCGCCCAGGCTAAATTGCTTTTCGATAAAGGGCAGCACGCCCGATACCACAGCCATATCAAACCCGAACAGGAAGCCGCCCAGCGAGGCTACAATGGTGATCAGCCCAAGGCTTATTTGATTTTGCTTCTTCATTAATTTCAAATTGGTGGGTTTGATTTATTTGATCGGTGCCGACATTGATGGTGGCGCGTCTTCCTGCCTGCTGCCCCAGGCCATGTTTGGCTTAGGCCCCATCACCAGCACCAATGAGCCGCCGTTCACTACATCCTGGTGGTAAACCCATGGCTTGTTAAGCGGCTTACCATTAAAGGTGGCCGATTGCACATAACGGTTAACATCCGAAGTATTTTTAGCTTCGATGGTGAAGGTTTTGCCTTTATAGTAATGATTATCAAGTGTGATGGTCACCTTATTGAATAACGGACTGCCGATCTCGTAGAATGGCTTTGTAGACGCGCCGCCATCGGTCTCGAAAAAGCCCATAGCTGCCATCACGAACCACGATCCCATCTGGCCTTCGTCCTCGTCGCCCAGCCAGCCGTGGTACGGTGTCGAACCATAATATTTGTTCATGATCTCGCGCGTCCATTTTTGCGTCAACCATGGCTTGCCCGAGTAGTTGAACAACCAGGCGGCCTGCATATTAGGTTGGTTGCCGTGGTTTATCGGTACCAGGTCGTACATATCGCCATCGGCGTTAAAGCTAAATTTTGATGATTTTACAAAGCCGGCATCCAGGCGGTTATTAAACTCGTCCTTACCCATCAGGTTAATGATACCCTGCACATCATGTGGTTTAAAGAAGCTGTATTGCCAGGCATTACCTTCCAAATAACCCGGGCCGCCGAATGCTGTACAGCAATAAGGATTCCAATCCTTCACCCAACTGCCATCCCGGTTTTTCATGCGGATGTATTTTACTGATGGGTCCCACACATTCTTAAAGTTATCGGCGCGTTTCATAAACATCTCATAAGCGTCGGTCTTGCCCAATGCTTTAGCAAATTGCGCCACGCACCAGTCGTCGTAAGCATATTCAAGCGTGTTAGATACCTGGCCTTCTTCGTTCGGCACATAGCCCAGTTTCATGTACGATTCGTAAAACTTATTGCCCGCAAAGCCGCCCTCGGGGGTTTTGATACCCGGCGTGGTCTGCTGGTGCATCATCGCTTCAAAAGCCAGGTTAGCATCAAAATCGCGGATGCCTTTTTGGTAGCAACTGGTAATCAGCGCTATCTCATGTTCGGCCTCCATAATGCCCGAATACTCGATACCGGCCGGGCCTTTAGGCAGCCAGCCACCGTATTTATAGATCTCCAGGAACGAGCGTGTCCATTTACTGGCAATATCTGGGTTTACCAATGTCCACAACTGGTTCAGGTTCCAAAACGTATTCCAAAACGCGTCCGAACCTAATATTGGCGTATTCGGGTCGCTTTGGCGTTCCTTTTCATTAGGATCTATCCATTTACCGTTCACATCACTCCAAATGGTACGCGCCACGTAAGATCGGTACAGGTTGCTGTAAAATTTCTTTTTATTTACCTCGGTGCTGCCTTCAACCTTTATTTTGCTCAAGAGGTTGTTCCACACATTGCGGGCATTGTTGTGCACCGCAGCAAAGCTCCATTTAAACGGATCCATTTCTGTCTTCAGGTTCAGGCGGGCATCCTCGATACTCACCAGCGATATGGCGCTTTGCATTTGGATCACATCGCCCTTTTTGGCGTTGAAATCAACATAAGCGCCCATCTTGCCCTTGCCGGCTATTTCCTTAACATCCTTGGTGATCTTGTTGCCTATCCAGCCGCCAAAGCCTTCTACCTTACGGTCAAAACGGACCACAAAGTGTACAGTATATTCCTGCCAGCCCCATTTTTGCTTGGAGTAGCCCTCAATTTCGGTATCGCTTACCTTAGTGAACTTTGCATCTAATATCTCGGCGGTATTTTCAAAAGGCACATCAAGGTTCATCAATATATGCGCTTCCTCATCGGTAGGATAACTGAAGCGGAAGAAACCCGCGCGGGTAGTGCTGGTCAGTTCGGTAGTGATATCACCGTTCATCAGCTTTACCGCGTAATAACCCGGACTAGCCTTTTCGGTCTCTTTATATATCCTTGAACGGTAGCCGGTCGTCCAGCCCGTAGTTGGGTTATCAGCCGAGCCGCGTTTTATATTCAGTACCCCCACCGTTGGCATTACCGAAAGGCCGGCCATGGTCCACGAGTGGATATGGCTGAAGCCGCCGATGTTGTTCAGCGAGTATTCGTAGCCCGATTTCCAAACGCCCTCCTGGTTATCGGGCGCAAGCTGCACCATCCCGAATGGCATTGTGGCGCCCGGGTTCAGCATCCAGCGCGATTCGGACGTGCCCAACAACGGGTCGGCATAATCTACCGGCTGCTTTTTTTGCTGAGCGCTGCCCATCAGCGTGGCACAAATGAGGCCGGGAACAAGTAAAGATCTTTTTATGAACGGTATCATCTCTGGTTGGTTAGTTTAATGGTTTAATAAATGCCTTGATCACTTTGGCGCGCGAGGCACCGGTATTGGTCAGCGTAAATTCCTTCGCCCCGGCCGGTATTACAAAGGTTTCGGCGTAGGCATAATCTA comes from Mucilaginibacter mali and encodes:
- a CDS encoding GH92 family glycosyl hydrolase translates to MIPFIKRSLLVPGLICATLMGSAQQKKQPVDYADPLLGTSESRWMLNPGATMPFGMVQLAPDNQEGVWKSGYEYSLNNIGGFSHIHSWTMAGLSVMPTVGVLNIKRGSADNPTTGWTTGYRSRIYKETEKASPGYYAVKLMNGDITTELTSTTRAGFFRFSYPTDEEAHILMNLDVPFENTAEILDAKFTKVSDTEIEGYSKQKWGWQEYTVHFVVRFDRKVEGFGGWIGNKITKDVKEIAGKGKMGAYVDFNAKKGDVIQMQSAISLVSIEDARLNLKTEMDPFKWSFAAVHNNARNVWNNLLSKIKVEGSTEVNKKKFYSNLYRSYVARTIWSDVNGKWIDPNEKERQSDPNTPILGSDAFWNTFWNLNQLWTLVNPDIASKWTRSFLEIYKYGGWLPKGPAGIEYSGIMEAEHEIALITSCYQKGIRDFDANLAFEAMMHQQTTPGIKTPEGGFAGNKFYESYMKLGYVPNEEGQVSNTLEYAYDDWCVAQFAKALGKTDAYEMFMKRADNFKNVWDPSVKYIRMKNRDGSWVKDWNPYCCTAFGGPGYLEGNAWQYSFFKPHDVQGIINLMGKDEFNNRLDAGFVKSSKFSFNADGDMYDLVPINHGNQPNMQAAWLFNYSGKPWLTQKWTREIMNKYYGSTPYHGWLGDEDEGQMGSWFVMAAMGFFETDGGASTKPFYEIGSPLFNKVTITLDNHYYKGKTFTIEAKNTSDVNRYVQSATFNGKPLNKPWVYHQDVVNGGSLVLVMGPKPNMAWGSRQEDAPPSMSAPIK